In Opitutaceae bacterium TAV5, one genomic interval encodes:
- a CDS encoding N-terminal cleavage protein, with the protein MHPLPSVKCSAVLAGRRAFTLVELLVVIAIIGTLAGILIPVVSKVRTSARAAQCQSNLRQIGVGIHLYVDDNKGYFPGPLLYGVGQGYKKRGQSENQDFLALLAPYLNLPEPESEKRFPTQSVCPGWLVTMSAIPEDQRGIVYVLNHKLYDPDGSSWSPWGRKGSGNPPKLLTRLTSAQLTRGWAMQDADMKSLGDTVGTTSTLGNCPPAPVHGNFRNTLYFDGHVGRSPVPNNPLGLSSDI; encoded by the coding sequence ATGCACCCCTTGCCCTCAGTAAAATGTTCAGCCGTTCTGGCCGGCCGCCGTGCCTTCACGCTGGTCGAACTGCTTGTAGTGATCGCCATCATCGGCACTCTCGCCGGCATCCTGATTCCCGTTGTATCCAAGGTTCGTACCTCCGCACGTGCTGCGCAGTGCCAGTCCAACCTTCGCCAGATCGGCGTCGGCATCCACCTCTATGTCGATGACAACAAAGGTTATTTTCCCGGTCCGCTCCTTTACGGTGTCGGCCAAGGTTACAAGAAACGGGGCCAGAGTGAAAACCAGGACTTCCTCGCTCTCCTCGCCCCTTACCTGAATCTTCCGGAGCCCGAATCCGAGAAGCGCTTCCCCACACAAAGCGTGTGTCCCGGCTGGCTCGTCACCATGTCAGCCATTCCCGAAGACCAGCGCGGTATCGTTTATGTGCTCAACCACAAACTGTACGACCCCGACGGTTCGAGCTGGAGTCCTTGGGGCCGGAAGGGCTCCGGCAATCCACCCAAGCTGTTGACCCGCCTCACCTCCGCGCAACTTACCCGTGGCTGGGCGATGCAGGATGCCGATATGAAATCACTCGGAGATACCGTCGGCACCACCAGCACACTCGGCAACTGCCCGCCCGCACCTGTCCACGGCAACTTTCGCAATACCCTTTACTTCGATGGCCATGTCGGTCGTTCGCCCGTCCCCAACAACCCCCTCGGTCTTTCTTCCGATATCTGA